The Streptomyces sp. JB150 genomic interval CCGCGGGTTCATGCTGGACATCGCGCGCAAGCACTTCGACGCGGCCTGGATCGAGGACCGGGTGCGCGAGCTGGGCGACCTGAAGTTCAACGAGCTGGGCCTGCACTTCTCCGACGACCAGGGGTTCCGGATCGCGTCCGACACCCATCCGGAGGTCGTGTCGGAGGACCACCTGACCAAGGCCCAGGTGCGGCGCATCGTGAAGCTGGCCGAGAGCCGGCACATCACCGTCGTACCGGAGATCGACTCGCCCGGGCACCTCGGGGCCGTCATCGCCGCCCACCCCGGTCTCCAGCTGCGGAACGCGCAGGGGGTCGCGGCGGCCGGCGCGGTCGACATCTCGAACCCGGACGCCGCCGAGATCGTCGACGACCTGCTGAACGAGTACGCCGAGCTGTTCCCCGGCACCCCCTGGCATCTGGGCGGCGACGAGTACCGGGCGCTGACCGCGGCCGACCCCGAGGCGTCGTACCCGCGGCTGGCCGCCGCCGCGCGGCGGGCCTACGGCGAGGGCGGCACCGTCGCCGACCTCGCCACCGGCTGGCTCAACGACCGCGCGGAGACCGTCCGGGTGCGGGGCAAGTCCGCCCCGCGCGCGTGGAACGACGGCTTCTACCGGAACACCTCCGTGGGCGCCGACGAGCGGATCCAGGTCGCCTACTGGACCGGCAAGGAGATCGGGGCCCGGCCGCCGGCCGAGTACCTGAGCGCCGGACGCCAGGTGATCAACTACAACGACGAGTTCCTGTACTACGTGCTCGGACAGCCGCAGACCTTCGTCTACCCGACGGGGCAGCGGATCTACGAGCAGTGGACACCGCGGGTGCTGCGCGGGACGCAGGCCGTGCCCGCGCGCTACGACGGGCTAATCCTCGGCGGGGTGTTCGCCGTCTGGTGCGACCTCGCCGGGTCGCAGACCCAGGAGCAGGTCGCTGCGGGCATCCGGATGCCGCTGCGGGCCACCGTGCAGAAGCTCTGGAACCCGGGCGAGCCCTCGCTCTCCTGGTCCGAGTTCCGTGCACTGGCGGACAGGCTGGAGTGACCGGAGTGACCGGACCGATCGGCCTGGCCGCCGACTCCGATCCCCTGGCCGAAAACCTCTTCTCCCGGCCCCTCGGCCGGCTCGGTGGCGTGCCGCTGTGACACAACCGGGCGGTTGCACGCAGTAAGGGGAAGTGCGGGCTCCGTAGAGGTCGGCGCCCATCGCAGGCCTCGGCAGGCCTTGGAACAGGCCCGGACAGGGAGACGTGGATGAGCCTGGTGGAACTGATCGCGCAGGCCGACGAACGCGGACTGGCTGCCAGCGGACTGGCTTGTTTGGATCGGTGCGTGCCGCTGCTCGGCGGTGACGACGACGTGCTGCGCCCGCTGTGGGCGAACCTCGTGGAAGACGGGGACGCCGGCGCGTGGGGCGGACTGCTGGAGGGGGTGCGCGCCGAGCTGGGCGTCGCGGACGTCGTGGCCGCCGAGGACGCCGAGGACGAGGCCGCGCTGCTCGTGCGGCGCATGCTGGCCGCCGCCCCCGCCGTCCGCTCCGCCCCCGAGGCGCGGGTGTGGGCCGACGCCTGCTCCGTCGCCGCGCTCCAGGTCCACCGGCTGCTCGACCCCGGCGAGGACGCCGACTCCGTCGAGTCGCTGCGCGGCACCCTGCACTCCGTGCCGGCCGGCGGGACCCTGGTGACCAGCCGGACCGCCGGCATGTCCCCGCTCGTCGCCGCCGAACTGCGCCGCCAGATCACCGTGCTGGAACTCCTCGCCGAACACGGCGCCGGCGGTCTGCGCCGCGCGCTCGACGTCTCCACCGAGGGACGCCGGGTGCTGCGGGCGGTCGTCTCGCGCCGGGCCCGGCACGCGTGACCCGCGCGGGAGCGTGACCGCGCGGAAGCGGGGGCACGTGGGGGCGGGCGGCGGGCGCCTGGGGGTGCGGCGCGCGGCGTAAACCCGCGCGGGCGCGAGAATCCTGTGACCGTCTCGCGGGCAATGGGAAGTTCCTGCGCCGGTTCGGGGGAGCCGCCGGATCCGCGTGACGGTTCACCGGTCCGGCGCGCTCTACCCCATGTGACGACGACACAGCAGGAGAGCAGGCCCTCCGCCGCGAGCAGACCGGCGCGGTGGGCGGCGGACGCGGTCGCGGCGATGCGGGAGGGGGCGCGGATGCGCCTCGACTACTCGGCGCAGAGCCTGTGGCGCGTCGACCGGTTCATCGACGAGCTGCGCCGCGAGGACACCCCGTACCCGGCAGTGGAGCACGTGCTGCGCGGCTTCGGGGCGTACGCCGGTGAGGTGATCGTGCGCCAGAGCGGCGCCGAGTGGTGGGCGAGCGGCGGCGACCACTGGGTGCGCACCCCGGACGGCCGGCTGTGGGACCCCATCGACGAGGCCCGCCGCTGCTTCGCGGGCCACGGCTCGCTGCGCCTGCTCTGCCGGGACGCGACCGCGGACGCGCCCCGGCAGTGAGCGGGGCCGGTGCGGGCGTCACGGCGTCAGGGCCTGGCCCAGGCGGGCATCCGTGGGGGTGCCCAGGGTGATCTGCCGGTCCTCGGGGATGTTGTTGCGCACGCGGATCGGGAACGTGAGCCGCCTGTGTGCGAAGGGCCACACCCGTGGCCAGTGATGTTCCCGAGTGGCCGTCCGCTGGGTCATCCGGGGGCTGGCAGGGGCTTTCCCACTGGGGCGAAGGGACGGGCTCATGAACGGGGCGGACAACACCACGAGGCCGTGCGCGGGGGACATGCGCCCGTACGCCATGGCCTTCGTCGCGCGCGTCACCTCCCGCAGCCGGCTGCCGCTGGACTACTCCGTGGCCAGCCTGCGGGTGGTCGACTTCCTCATCGACGGGCTGCGCAAGGGCGGAGCCGAGCGCGAGCGGCTGCGCGAGACGCTGTTCGGGCTCGGCGCGTACGTCGGCGAGGTGCTGGTGCGCCGGGCCGGCGCGGTCTGGGTGGACTTCGACGCCGAGCAGCGGGCGTACTTCGGCCAGCCGCTCGGCGTACGGATGCCGGACGGCCCGGTCTGGAACCCGCTCGGCAAGGTGCACAACCGCTTCGACCCGGGCGGCCCCGAGGAGTCCCTGCAGACCTTCTACCTCACCCTGCACGGGCGGGCGCGGCGGGCGGCGGCCTGACCATGGGCCGGCGCCTCGCGGCGGCCGGGGTGCTGCCGCCGGGTCCGCCGGGCGTTCCTCCGGCCGCCTGTGACATTTCCGTGCGCCCTGGCGCAGATGACCTTGGGACACGCGGCAAGGGCGGTCGTGTCCCCGGTGCCGATCCGCCACAGACCGGTTTAGGGCGAGGACAGTTCTTGGGCCAGGGAGGGGAACCCCGCCGCGCGCAGGCGTACGACGGGGAACTGGGCGCGGCCGTCGCGCGGGCCCAGGAGGGTGACGAGGCCGCGTTCGCGGTCGCCTACCGGCTGGTGCAGCCCGGGCTGCTCGGCTATCTGCGCGGACTGGTCGGCGACGACGCCGAGGACGTGGCGTCCGACGCCTGGCTGGAGATCGCCCGCGACCTCGGACGGTTCAAGGGCGACGGGGCGGGCTTCCGCGGCTGGACCGCGACCATCGCCCGCCACCGGGCGCTGGACCACCTGCGCCGGCAGCGGGTACGGCCCCGCTCCTCCGCGCTGGAGCAGGACGTACTGGAGCTGCCCGCCGCGCACACCACCCACGACCAGGCCCTGGAGTCCCTCTCCACCGGGGAGGCCCTGGAGCTGGTCCGCGGGCTGCCCCGGGACCAGGCCGAGGCGGTGCTCCTGCGGGTCGTCGTCGGTCTCGACGGCCCCGCCGCCGCCCGCGTCCTCGGCAAGCGCCCCGGCGCGGTGCGCACCGCCGCGTACCGCGGGCTGAGGCGGCTCGCCCGCCAACTCGGCGACCGGGGTGTGACGGATGGCGGGTCCGGGACGCTGGGGGAGTCGAAATGAACGTCGGCGGCCGTGTCGGCGGCCACGTCGGCGCGAACGCCGGCGACGGTCGGCACGTAGGCCGGCACGACGGCAGGCACCAAGGCCGGCACGACGGCAGGCACCAAGGCCGGCACGAAGGCCGGAAAGAGCGGCGAAGCGGACGATGAACGCCGAACTGAACAGTGACGACGACGGCGAGAGCGACAGACCCGGCCGGACGCGCGGCAGGGGTCGGAGACGGAACGGGAAGCGGACATGGGTGAACTGCTGAGCGACGACGGGGCGCCCGGCCGCCGTCGGCACCCGCACCCCGCCGCCGCGGTCTCCGGCAGCCGCCACCAGGGCGCCGTGTCCGAGCCCGGCGGGCCGGGCGACCTCGACGAGACCGCGATGCGGGACCTGCTCGCCGCCGTGCTCCGCCCCGAGCGGGTGGACGCCGAGGGGGAGACCCGGGCCGTGGCCGCGTTCCGCGCCGCCCGGGACGCGGGGGCGCACCGGGCGCGGACCCGGCGGCGGGACGACTGGCGGCCGCGCGGGAAGCGCGGTCCGGCGCGGTCGCTCAAGGGCGTGCTCTCCCTGTTCGCGGTCAGCCTGACGCTGGGCGGGGTCGCCTTCGCGGCGATCGGCTCGGGCGGGTCCGGCCCGGAGGAGTCCGGCGAGGACCGGCGCCGCGGCGTTCCCACCCGCGGCACCCCGGCGCCGGACGCCGGCGGCACCACCGCCACCCCGCCGGCCGGCACCGTCCCGGCGCGGCCCGGACACCCGCTCACCGCGGCCGGCACCGAGGCCCACTGCCGGGCGTACGAGCGGGGCGAGGGCCGCGGCAACGCCATGGCGGCGCCGGCCTGGAAGCGGCTGACCGAGGCGGCGGGCGGCCCGGAGAAGGTCGCCGAGTACTGCGCACGGCAGCAGCAGCGGCGGCAGGGCGAGGGGGCGGGCGCACCGACCCGGACACGTGAGCCCAACGGCCGGGCGTACCCGAAGGCCCCGTCCCCGCCGGACACGGCGGCCACCCCGGAGGCCCGGCCGACCTCGCCCGAGGGCCGGTCGGGGCAGCGCGGGCGGGACAAGGCGACCGGCGGTCAGGGCGGCTCGTAGCGGGGCAGCGCCGGGCGCCGGGGCGCCGGGGCACGCGCGTGGTGCCGCGTTACGGGGCGTGGTGCCGCGTTACGGCGCGACAGGCACCCGCGCCAGGGGACCGCACCCCCACCCGAGGGACCGCACCCGCCCCCGAGCGCCCAGACCCGCGCCGGTCTTGAACGGCCGAGGCTCGGAGAGCCGCCCGGTGCGAGG includes:
- a CDS encoding RNA polymerase sigma factor: MGQGGEPRRAQAYDGELGAAVARAQEGDEAAFAVAYRLVQPGLLGYLRGLVGDDAEDVASDAWLEIARDLGRFKGDGAGFRGWTATIARHRALDHLRRQRVRPRSSALEQDVLELPAAHTTHDQALESLSTGEALELVRGLPRDQAEAVLLRVVVGLDGPAAARVLGKRPGAVRTAAYRGLRRLARQLGDRGVTDGGSGTLGESK
- a CDS encoding glycoside hydrolase family 20 protein, with the translated sequence MALTGVGLGLWADGGGQSGGGEPAGSAARTPAERPAERAPAAPEHRQTPSPGRSHPLSSAPRTIPAVRAHTPARGPGWRPERGHRVVVSDADLADEGRLIAGELGMAYGGQKADLRAGDVRLALNDDEGADPESYTMTVRGGRVTITAPDDAGVFYGTRTLKQAVRGGGSAPEGVVRDDPAKPRRGFMLDIARKHFDAAWIEDRVRELGDLKFNELGLHFSDDQGFRIASDTHPEVVSEDHLTKAQVRRIVKLAESRHITVVPEIDSPGHLGAVIAAHPGLQLRNAQGVAAAGAVDISNPDAAEIVDDLLNEYAELFPGTPWHLGGDEYRALTAADPEASYPRLAAAARRAYGEGGTVADLATGWLNDRAETVRVRGKSAPRAWNDGFYRNTSVGADERIQVAYWTGKEIGARPPAEYLSAGRQVINYNDEFLYYVLGQPQTFVYPTGQRIYEQWTPRVLRGTQAVPARYDGLILGGVFAVWCDLAGSQTQEQVAAGIRMPLRATVQKLWNPGEPSLSWSEFRALADRLE